The following proteins are co-located in the Brachyhypopomus gauderio isolate BG-103 unplaced genomic scaffold, BGAUD_0.2 sc90, whole genome shotgun sequence genome:
- the LOC143493633 gene encoding uncharacterized protein LOC143493633 gives MMDSHISSSGGGISDPNVKKAASPVPSCVSMKSDWSKDDPPNFSSGPVTSDLHAQKKPVKISKDKLESVFKELEHKIISLVKNELKRFKNLLSPDYPACTEKQVEDEEDQSSVREGALKITLHVLRNMNQTDLANTLQTKLAPACYRKLKSKLREKCQKINEGISQHGTTALLNEIYTELYITEGGSGEVNNEHEVRQIETASRRPATQETPIKCSDIFRPLPGQDKAIRTVLTKGVAGIGKTVSVQNFILDWSEGNVNQDVLFIFPLPFRELNLMKEKKLSLVQLLHCFFPETHELKPTHYTYYKILFIFDGLDECRLPLDFQNNDSVWDVTESTSVDVLLTNLIKGNLLPLALGKLAFQELDKGNLIFYEDDLRNSGIDVREMSVYSGMCTQIFREEFGLQLGKCSGQSLRESEWTSGPFPPLPSGSLTGVQSDSLTRSTDTDRKQLSQQRGNRQVHQGEDQGESLFREIHQSVPLSE, from the exons ATGATGGACTCTCATATCTCCAGCAGTGGAGGAGGAATCTCTGACCCAAA tgTGAAGAAAGCAGcgtctccagtacccagctgtgtgtctatgaagagtgactgGTCCAAGGATGACCCTCCTAACTTTAGCAGTGGACcggtgacctctgacctaca TGCCCAAAAGAAACCTGTAAAGATTTCTAAAGACAAACTGGAGTCAGtattcaag GAGCTGGAGCACAAAATCATTTCTCTGGTGAAAAATGAGCTGAAGAGATTCAAGAATCTACTGAGTCcagattacccagcatgcactgagaaacaggtggaggatgaggaggatcagAGCAGTGTTAGAGAGGGTGCGCTGAAGATCACACTGCACGTCCTGAGgaacatgaaccagacagacctcgctaacacactacagacca AACTGGCCCCTGCTTGCTACAGAAAACTCAAATCCAAACTGAGGGAAAAATGTCAGAAAATTAATGAAGGAATTTCACAGCATGGAACCACAGCActtctgaatgagatctacacagagctctacatcacagagggagggagtggagaggtcaataatgaacatgaggtgagacagattgagacagcatctaggagaccagcaacacaggagacacccatcaaatgcagtgacatctttagacccttaccaggacaagacaaagccatcagaactgtgctgactaaaggagtgGCTGGCATTGGTAAAACAGTCTCAGTACAGAATTTCATACTGGACTGGTCTGAAGGAAATGTAAATCAGGATGTtctcttcatatttccacttccttttagggagctgaatttgatgaaggagaaaaagctcagtctggtgcagcttcttcattgcttttttccagaaacacatgaattaaaaccaactcactatacatactacaaaatTCTGTTCATttttgatggtctggatgagtgtcgtcttcctctagatttccagAACAATGACAGCGTGTGGGATGTAACAGAGTcgacctcagtggatgtgctgctgacaaacctcatcaaggggaatctgcttcctttggcactgggaaaactggctttccaaGAGCTGGATAaaggcaacctgatcttctatgaggaCGACCTGAGAAACAGTGGCATTGATGTCAGAGAAATGTCGGTGTATTCAGGAATGTGCACtcagatcttcagagaggagtttggtctacagctggggaag TGTAGTGGACAAAGCCTTAgagagtcagaatggacatctggaccttttcctccgcttccttctgggtctctcactggagtccaatcagactctcttacaaggtctactgacacagacaggaagcagctgTCACAGCAAAGAGGAAACCGTCAAGTACATCAAGGAGAAGATCAGGGAGAATCCCTCTTCAGAGAAATTcatcaatctgttccactgtctgaatga